The genomic DNA TCAAGTCAGGAACAGTCAACACCTCTTGGAAACGCACTGGGCACAGAGGTCAATTcgacgtacagtaccagtcaaaaggttggacacacctactaatttcctttaaagtaaatttgtggaatttacttccttcttaatgcatttgagccaatcagttgtgttgtgacaaggtagagatggtatacagaagatagccctatttggtgaaagaccaagtccatattatggaaagaacagctcaaataagcaaagagcaacgacagcccatcattacttgaagacgtGAAGGtaagtcaatccagaacatttcaagaactttgaaagtttcttcaagtgcagtcgcaaaaaccctcaagcgctatgttgaaactggctctcatgagggctgccgcaggaaaggaaaacccggagttacctctgctgcagaggatacgttcattagagttaactgcacctcagaaattgcagcccaaataaatgcttcatagagtttaagtaacagatatcaacatcaactgttcagacgagactgcgtgaatcagaccttcatggtcaaattgctgcaatgaaaccactactaacagacactaataagaagaagagactttcttgggccaagaaacacaagcaatggacattagtccggtggaaatttgtccttcggtctgatgagtctaaatttgacatttttggttccaaccgccgtgtctttgtgagacgcggtaggtgaatggatgaagcacggaggaggaggtgtgatggtgtatagggcaagctccccaaatacaggtgtgtcaagcttgtagtgtcatgccAAAgcagactcaaggctgtaattgctgccaaaggtccttcaaaaaagtattgagggtctgaatacttatttatgtgatatttaagtttttttatttgtaataaatgtgcaaacatttataaaaacctgtttttgctctgtcattaattggtattgtgtgtagattgatgaggggaaaaaacaatgtaatcaattttagaattaggctgtagcgtaacaaaattcatatttttttctgaatgcactgtatatcgtCCAGACATGTGCACATCTTACAGTTTAAGCCTACTAGGCTATTTACAATTAACGTCCATGAAAATATGTTGTCATTGCTGGGGACATACTGTAAGTGTGTATGCTGTGTGGCCACTAGGCAGACAGGCACGCTCATCTCATAAaaatagaggactcatctttatatCCGTGCCATAGAGCCCCACCgtagaggtgtcataatacccataaaaccaaACAGGGAAATGGCCCAATCGTTtctccaccattcatttttccccatAGTGAATTTTTTGAAACTctttaaaataagggctgtgtttcatgtggGCGTACCCtggtgtgacgttttgataaccatgtaaatctctctaggacaaggttgacttttatcaatatattcggctctatttactctcagattcaaatGATAATtggcatcaaagtagacatcaacaagactacaaatccctgcaagctcctgcatgtCGTCTCTATCTGACACCTTTGCTAAACAGgttttgtgtcaatttaaaacttgcgcAAGACAGTTCACAGACTTGTGAATTTAAAGAAATGTtaatttattcattactacatgTAGCTAACATTAGAAGCtacaatctgcaatattaaagctgatctaccccctaaaaaagaAATACAAATATAAAAATTGATAGTTAATCTAGAGAATCTTACCTTTGCCTCAATTCGGCAggctcgtccagatcatcatcattagcagctaattagcatttcatttttggggggtaaatacaaatcaaatacaggcaaatatattgcagaatgtcacgccagggtaagcctacacgaaacacatcccttattttaagtgtttctaaaatcccttaTGGgagaaatgaatggtggaaaacagattggaaccatttccttgtttgaccgctaggtttatgggtattatgactcacactgtggtactctattatagcatctgtgacagcatgggcagtgcTACTGAGGCTACCACCCATAGGAATCCTCACTCAGTTGACtactttgactactttaaaatggtggaagccctcaatggcaatgttCATGCTAAAACGGTTATATCCATGATGAGTACTTACACTATAGAGCTGAGACATAGAGAATGACAGCAGGGATCAGGGCTTCGTTCTGTAAGTTTTTTACAATCTGGAACATTCAATTGAATTGAAAAGATGCTGTACTGAACGATCAGTTAAAAAACGGTGAGGTTGTGGGTTGGGAAACGCTGTCAGAATGGCCACTGCTCTTTAAATACGTCACTCATTGCTTTAAGCCATACCTTGCCACACCCATCAAACTGGAGCAAACATACCTCATTCTGTTCAATAACTTTTTGtggaacaaaaaaaaacagttcagTACAAACTGTTCCACACCGTAGTAAACATTAGTTTACATAGTAAACACATGGCCATGAGGAGCTCAACGTGACACCTTGGTGCTGCCGGAAACAACAAACCGATCTACAGCATCAAGACTCATCCCTCTGCAGGTGCACGTGCACACGCAAATGGGTAGTGTGTGGACACCATGTCAATTCTGAGCCTATTGGCACATGCAAGAATACAGATCAGCCTGGAGAAAATAAAACAGGCAATGTGCCACCAAATAATTACTCCCACGTGGCATTAGGTGTTTTATTATTGTTTATTATGTAATAGCCTACATACATTATTGACTGTACTATTAGGTTGGGTGGTTTAGTTTATTGGGGATTTTTGTCATGGCCATAGGCCTACGTGTATATAGGCTTTATCAAAACCTACAATTGAAAACCTGCTGAACATAATAGTGTAAACAAAacatagatttttattttcacactcacactcacacaaatTGAATAGGAGGCTACACCAGAATGGAAATGTGTGTTCCTCCCTGCAAATTGCTTTCTGTGGATGTTTTCTCAATTGTAATAACATTTAGCCATAGAAGGTCTGACCTACTTTCCTTACGTTTTAAAAAAAGaataagttaaaaaaatatatagtattTTTGTTCGCTCATTCAGTCACAATAAAGGCCTAGTTcacatatttgtatttatttgttatttatttgtatttctaaTTATCAGGGgtgcctcagcacccctacttcctgtggcTATGCTCTTTCCAATTCCCCACTGTCCTATAATAAGTTATAAATCTTCCTAATAtagagttgcacccccctttgccctcagaacagacttaattggtcggggcatggactctacaaggtggaAAGCGTTCcagacccatgttgactccaatgcttcacagTGTTTTGACAAgtcggctggatgtcctttgggtggtggaccattcgtgatacacacggaaactgttgagcgtgaaaaaaaaacagcagcattgcagttcttgacacacaaacCACCTACTacctaccataccctgttcaaaggcacttaaatatgttgtcttgcccattcaccctctgagtggTGCACATAAACAATCATTGTCTCAAttctctcaaggcttaaaaatccttctttaacctgtctcctccgtttcatttacactgattgaaatggatttaaagtgacatcaataagggatcaaagctttaacctggatttacctggtcagcaTATGTAATGGGAAGAGGAACCTtggtcctaatgttttgtacacttagtgtatagGCCTATGTCATTATTCTGCATATGGAAGTTGTACATGAAAGTACAGTTGACAGAATGTACAACATGCCAGTAGCCTTCATAAAGAACAAATCGATTGGGCTTTAATGTGTATGGAAGGAATTCTGCCCTACTCTCTATCTAGTAAACATGGTGGACGTGCACGTTCTGCCTCGAGTTGTTTTAAAGTCTCGTGGCGTAGCTGTAGCATGGTGGTACACGTGACTCCACAGCCAACGAAGCATAAACCCAGCCCGCTAGAATAAGAGGGAGGGCTATTCTCGTGCAGATCGCACAGAAAGGGGATGGGTTGGAAGCGCCGTCCAACACGTGAGGCTCATGTGACGGAGGTAGGTCAGCTATCCAACGGAGAGACTGTCTCGTCACAGGGTTTATTTAACACGTAGACCAAACCAACCCTCTCTCACACATTTATCAGGGAGTAGAGCTTCTAAACCATTGCTGTGCTTAGATCTCAGAGTGACACCATCACATTGACAGTCTGCAAAGCAATAGCCTGTTGAAAGATTATTCTTTATAGAAAAAGTGTTAACTATTGAATAGAAGAACATAACAACAAtagcaagaagaagaagaaaaatatatCTTTCTTAAATTACAATATTTGCTGACTATTGAAACAGATCTGAAGAAGCCTATTTTTAGGGTTGTATTTTTTGAAGACCAATATTTGGATTTAATAAAGACGCAACATGGAGAGGATTACAAGTGCACAACCTCCTCCTTGTATGGCAAAACACCAGTTGCTGGAGATGGCAGACATGCAAGGGTAAGTCCCCAGAACCAGCTGGTAATTTATGCACTATGACATTGCAAAACAACCTGGTATTGttgtgtaaataaataaataactttaAGCATGATTTCTTATCAATATTTTATTCTCATTGTCCTATAGAATGGATTTCCCAATGTACGTGTACAAACCCCGACGGGGTTTGAAGCGCGGGGAAGACAGTAAGGTATGCTACAGTTCTTTACTTTAAACATTTTGTTCATTTAGTTTAAAACAACATGTTCATATTTGGTAGTATATTCGTTCTTATTCCATATTGAATATATGTTACACATTGACTTACAAATGTATGCACGTTTCCCCGCAGGAGTCATACAAGTTACCCCACCGATTGATTGAGAAGAAAAGACGTGACAGAATCAATGAATGCATTGCCCAACTGAAGGATTTATTGCCTGAACATCTCAAACTTGCAGTGAGTACGACGTTCATGTGTACTGACTATGTAATAGCAATGCAAAAGGTCTAGCGCCACCTGGTTCACGTTTGCTTTGTTTGGTCAAATCATTGCCTTGATTAAGTCTGACATTTAATTCAAACATTTTGCCTGATATGACAAAGGAAAGTTATTATTCGATTTTTTTTTCATCTCATAATTATCTCCCACTATGAAATCGGGACGGGACTGTTGATCTGTCTCCGACCGTTCGTTCGATCGTACGTTAAACGCGATATCTTAGACAGCACGGGGCCGATGTTGACTAAACGTGGGTGAATTATGCTCTTTGCCATAGAGTTCGgtaatttacaaaattacactgattgaTTGGCCCAAGGCGGGAGCTATAGTAATTAACTGAAATCTGCATCATGTGTGGGGGATGACGTGTTTACTGTTGCCTTTTGTAAATgagttgtattattattattattattattattatatcaatAATTGTTCATATTATCATACCTCAAAGTTTGGCTAAttataattaattaatttaactGCCTACACATATTGACACAAAGCCTTTAAAAACAATACATATTACATAAATAATACATTGATCAACTATGCTTTTAAGTTATATTTATTGCATTGTGTTTGAATGTTGGTGTGTGCGGATTCCCTGCCTTCCCCTCTGTGGTGGTTTGTCCTTTGTTCAGCTGCTGAAAGTGTTACATAAGAAAGATCAACATGCTTATGGAAGGTTTTCCTGTTTTAGACTCTGGGCCATTTGGAGAAAGCTGTGGTGTTGGAACTCACCCTGAAGCATGTGAAAGCCCTGAGCACTCTCCTGGATCAGCAGCAGCAGAAAATCATTGCATTACAGAATGGCATGCAAATCAGTAAGTTTGACACCGTGAGACACACTGTTTCATTTTATTATGGGCTACACCTTATTCCCCCCGATCAATAGTATTATTTGTTATTGACATACCATCGAGACGTGGTTTCATTGCCAAAAATGTAGTATTATTGAATATATCTGATATGACTTTGTTTCTCACAGGTGATCAGAGCAGTGTTAGCTCAGAGAACAGTGAGGAGATGTTCCGCCTTGGTTTCCACGTCTGTGCTAAGGAGGTCCTCCAGTACCTGGCTAACCAGGAGAGCAGCAAAGACCACCTGATCCCCTCCCACATGATCAGCCATCTCCAGAAAGTAGCATCAGAGGTGATCCAGGGTCCACCCAGGCCCCAGCCAGAAGAGTCTACCCACAAACCCGCAGAGAGCATGGAAAAGCCTGCTGGTCATCCGCCTAAGGGCAACGAGGGTAACGCCAAGAACTTTGTGTCTGTCATTCAAAGGACATACCCCCACGGACATGGGGAGCAGAGTGGCAGTGACACAGACACTGACAGTGGCTATGGAGGGGAACACGAGAAACGGGACCCCAAAGGCCAACGCACAAGCTGCTACGGCAAGGAGGGGGAGCTCAAGTATGATGTGGCTGAGCGGATGGCAGGAGGTGGCATCAAGCAGGAGGGTGATGAGCCCCAGATCAAGAGGTTAAGAGCTGACTCCTCAGAGGATGAGTCTTCCTCTGGACAGGTGGTCAGCAGCCACGGAAGCTACATGAGCTTCTCCCAACACCAGACCCCACTCTGCATGCCCTTCTACCTCATCCCCCAAATGGCTGCAGCATGGCCCATGCTGGAGAAGTGCTGGTACCAAGGGGGCATGCCCCTTTTGTACCCAGGCATGAGTGGCTCTGCAGCCAGCTTGTCTCCAGAGAAACTACCCCAAAACCTGGTAATGTCGCCCAGGCCAGGTTCCCCGGCACACCACCAGACACCTATGGATTCACCAGCTCTCTTCCAAGCTTTAAAGCAAGTCCCCCCCATGAACTTGGAATCCAAAGACTGATACACTTTTGTTGTTTGCACCCTGCTCTATGAATATTTGGTGTTGAATGAATTGCCTGCTGGAAGGCATCCAGGGAATGGGAAAACAAAGACAAGAGCACCAGCAAGCAGCTGTTTCACCCCTCAGCCCACATTCTCCCTTTGAGAGCAAACAGCAActgttacacacaaacacagtagcCACCGCCCTCCAAGCTAGCACCCATACACCGAGAGGAGCCTTGGAGCCAGTCAGCACTGAAGCTCAGTCCCTTTAGAGGCTCAAATATGACCTGTTGCAAAGTTCTGAGTAACTGTAAAGAGATGGTCTACACAAGGACATGACAAAAGTGTTTGAGGGTGAGACTTACCGTGGGGATGGTTTCTCTGCACTTCTGTTTAATCTCAGAGTTAAACCCAGAATGTGATGCGCAGACAGCACAGCCCCCAGCCATTCGGACCTGCCCTTTGCACACATCAGTCTGTAATGAATGTAAGAATTGTAACGAAACCCCTGTAGATGCTGCTTGAGTTTCTACGTGTTGTAAACCTGTCACTGGAGGATGAAACTGAAACTGCAACAGACCGTCCTTTAGACTAGAATGCTACCAAATATGTCTCTGGTTTATGTTGACCAGGGTAGTCACAAAATCCATTGCTCCCTCTTCACCCACCAAGTGTACCTTGcagctaaattgatttttattctTTAAACAAGTCAGGATGGTGTCACCGGACCTGTTCTGTGTCACTCATGATGTAAATACAGAAGTGATTTTAGTTTTGAGTTTGTAACTCACTACCATTCGTGCAAGTAGTTCTTGTGAGGTGATGTCTTGTACTTATTTTGTTTATACTACTTGTACATATCTATTTTTGATACATGACCTACAGAGTGTATTTTCATTGTGACTAGACGGAGAGAGTTTTAGCTGCCCATTTTGCTCTATGCCAAGAGAATGT from Oncorhynchus clarkii lewisi isolate Uvic-CL-2024 chromosome 7, UVic_Ocla_1.0, whole genome shotgun sequence includes the following:
- the LOC139413353 gene encoding class E basic helix-loop-helix protein 40-like, translating into MERITSAQPPPCMAKHQLLEMADMQGMDFPMYVYKPRRGLKRGEDSKESYKLPHRLIEKKRRDRINECIAQLKDLLPEHLKLATLGHLEKAVVLELTLKHVKALSTLLDQQQQKIIALQNGMQISDQSSVSSENSEEMFRLGFHVCAKEVLQYLANQESSKDHLIPSHMISHLQKVASEVIQGPPRPQPEESTHKPAESMEKPAGHPPKGNEGNAKNFVSVIQRTYPHGHGEQSGSDTDTDSGYGGEHEKRDPKGQRTSCYGKEGELKYDVAERMAGGGIKQEGDEPQIKRLRADSSEDESSSGQVVSSHGSYMSFSQHQTPLCMPFYLIPQMAAAWPMLEKCWYQGGMPLLYPGMSGSAASLSPEKLPQNLVMSPRPGSPAHHQTPMDSPALFQALKQVPPMNLESKD